The following is a genomic window from Anaerobaca lacustris.
GAGAACGAATGGGTGGCCGCTGACGGGGCCGTCCTGCTTGCCGAGACGCGGCGGATCACGGTGACGCTTCTCGACAGCAACGAGTGGCTGCTGGTTCTCGATCTGACGTTGAACGCCAAGGACAAGGCGGTGACGCTGGGCAAGACGCCGTTCGGCATGATCGGCGTGCGCATGGCCAAGACGCTCGGCGTCCACGACGGCGGCGGGCGCATCCGCAATTCCGAGGGCGGCGTCAACGAGAAAGAGGTTCTCTGGAAGCAGGCCCGATGGGTCGATTATTCCGGCGCGATCGCCGAGGGGGTACTCGAGGGCGTCACGCTCCTGGACCACCCGGACAATCCGAACCATCCGTCCTATTTCCACGTCCGCAACGACGGCTGGATGGGTGCCTCACTGACCTTCGACGGCCCGCGTCAGATCGAGCCGAACGTTCCATTGCGCCTTCGCTACGGCTTGTATGTCCACGCCGGCATGAAGCCTCCGGCCGAGATCGACGCGTGCTGGAAACGGTTCGTCCAGATGCCGCCCGTCCGGTAGCCGGCCATCCGTGCGGGAGGCAATTCGTCTTGGGTTCCCGGCTTCGTTGTGGTAAACTCGCCCGTATGAAATCGCGTCATTCAACAGGACCCGGCGTACCAATCCAATGATTGAGGTGTGAACATGGGTGACCGCAGCAAGACGACATCGAGACGGCAGTTCGTCAAATCCGCCACCGGCGCCATCGCCGCCTTCACCATCGTGCCTCGTCACGTGCTGGGCCAGGGCCAGACGCCGCCCAGCGAGAAGCTCAACGTCGCCTGCATCGGGGTCGGCGGCCGGGGCGGCGCCGGCGTCGACGGGACAAAGAATGAGAACATCGTCGCGATGTGCGACGTCGACAGCCAACGGGCGGCTGACGCCTTCGCGAGATTCCCCAGGGCGAAGAAGTACCGCGACTACCGCAAGCTGCTCGACGAGATGGACAACCAGATCGACGCCGTGACCATCGCCACGCCCGATCATACACATACGGTCATTGCCCTGGACGCCATCCGCCGGGGCAAGCACGTCTATTGCGAGAAGCCCCTGGCCCATTCGATTCACGAAGTCCGCACCCTGATGAAGACCGCACGCGAGCACAAGGTGGTGACGCAGCTCGGCAACCAGGGCCATTCGTTCGACACGATTCGGATGTTCTGCGAGTGGATCTGGGACGGGGCCATCGGCAACGTCACCGAGGTCCACGCGGCGTGCGGGTCGGTCTACAGCGCGATCGACAACCTGTCGAGACTTCAGGAGACGCACGAGGTCCCCGAAGGGCTGGACTGGGATCTGTGGCTGGGGCCGGCGCCGTTTCGGCCGTATCACCCGATGTACGTACCGGGCACGTGGCGCCGCTGGATGCCGTTTGGCTGCGGCGTCATCGGCGACTGGGTCTGCCACGTGGTCGATCCGGTCTTCTGGGCCCTCGACCTCGGCGCGCCGAAGACCGTTCAGGCCCAGGCCAAAGGCTACGACCCCAAGGCGCACGGCGACACATTCCCCAAGGGCAGCGTCGTCACGTACGAATTCGAGGCCAAGGGCGACCGTGGACCGGTCAAACTCGTCTGGCACGATGGCGTCGAGACGATCCCCCGGCCGGACGACCTGGAGCCCGGACGCAACGTGCCCGGCACCGGCGCGATCGTCATCGGTGACAAGGGCAAGATCATGTACGGTTCGCACGGGGCCGGCGGTCTGCGGATCTTCCCCGAGGAGAAGATGAAGGCCTACACCCAGCCGGCCAGGACGCTGCCGCGCGTGAAGGACCATTTCGTCGACTGGCTCGATGCGATCAAGAAGGGCACAAAGGCCGGCTCTGACTTCGACTACGGCGGGCCGCTGACGGAGATTGCGCTGCTGGGCATCATCGCCACGAAGAGACTGGGCGAGAAGCTCGAATGGGATGGGCCCAATGCGCGATTCGCCAATTCCGCCGAGGCCAATCAGTGCCTCAATCCGCCATACCGCGAAGGCTGGACGCTGTGACCCGTTTGTAGTGTGCTCGCAAGAGCATACTTTCCGTCGAGCGCGTAACGCCTTACGGCGTCACTACGAACAGCGGCGCAGATCGTCGGCGATCAGGCAGCCTTCGCAGGGGCAGAAGGCGCGCAAGTTGGCTTCGGGCGTGCCGGGAGGGACCTCGCAGCCGGGCTGGAGGATGAACTTGGCGCCGGCGGTGGTGATACACGTTCGGGCCGCTTCGGCGACGTCCTGCGGCGTACCCTGCAACAGCACGGCGGTGGGATCGAAATTGCCCGCCAGCGTGACGTCGAGGCCGACGGCCTCGCGCGCGGCGGCCAACGAGACCATCCAATCGACGTCGATGATGTCGGCGCCCGTCCGGGCCATCAGCGCGATGTTGTTGGCGATGTTGCCGCAGATGTGCAGCTTGACCGTCGCGCCGGCCTCGTGAATCGCATCGATCAACGTCGTCTCGAACGGCAGCACGAACTGCTCGTACATCGCGGGGTTGATCAGGCTGGCGACCGCGTCACCGATGCCGATCATGTCGGCGCCGGCGTCGATCTGGGCCCGCGCGAAGCGAATCGCGTTGTCCACGATGACCTTGGCCGTCTGGAGGTACATCTCGGGCTTGTCGATCAGGTCCATGAAGGTGTTCTCGACGCCCCGCAAGTCGGCATATTCGGCGATGGGGCCCTCGACCCAGCCGAGAACGCTGTGGGTCTGTCCGACGGCCGCCGCCATTTTTGCGACGCTCTCGACGCGCTGCCTGGGACGCTCGGCCTTCTCGATCTCGAACGACGTGACGCGTGCGACGTCATCCGGGTTGCGAATCAGCGACTCCTTGGGCTTGCCGACCCCTTCGGGTGGGTACTCAAACTCCATGCCGTAGGCGGACGCCTCGCGCCAGGGGTCGCTGATCGCACTGATCTGGTCCAGATGGAACGCCCCTGTCACGGCCTGCTGCGACTCGGCGAGCACGTCGGCGTCGAGGTAATAGTCGCGATAGGTGCGTGCGATGAAGTGGGCGGACCAGGCCATGAAGATCGGCGTCACGGCCAGGCGGTCGATTGGTTCGCCTCGCAGCGTCGCGTAGATTCGCTCTTTCGGTGTCATCGTGCTTGCCATCAGTCGCTCCTGTCGCCGGATCGGCTCGGTTCGCCGGCTTCGCCACCCGGAAGCCCGTGCACCACGCATGATAGCGATCCGACAGACAATGTCCATCCTGTTTCGGACCGCCTGGATTTGTCGGGCGATTGTGAGAAATCGCTTGGCGGGGATCGAGCCGGTCTGATAGAATCCGTCGTCTTGATAAGGCGCATTGGAGAATCGTCTCGCGATGAGATGCACGATCGAGCCAAGGGAAGAAGAATCACTTCAAACCCCGTCCGACCGAAGGTTCAGCGGCGCGGGGCCCGCACGATAGGGAGGTTTGTCGCGATGGTGAGAATAGGAATCGTCGGGTTCGGATTCATGGGACGCATGCACTTTCGCTGCTGGAGCGCACGAAACGATGCCCGGGTCGTTGCGGTCTGCGATGCGAATCCGAACATCAAAGAGGACACGCAGAGGGCGGTGGGCAACATTGACGGGGCGGCCGGGGACATCGATTTCACCGGGATCGAGGTGTTTGCCGATTTCGACCAGATGATCGCAACGGCGGGGCTGGATGCTATCTCGCTGACCCTGCCCACCTATCTTCACGCCGAATTCTCCGAGCGGGCCCTGTCGCGCGGCGTCCACGTGCTGTGCGAGAAGCCGATGGCGCTGACCGTGGGCGACTGCGATCGCATGATCGCGGCGGCGCGGGAGAGTGGGAAGGTCCTTCAGATCGGTCACTGTCTGCGATTCTGGCCCGAGTACGTCAAGGCCAAGGAGCTGGTCGACAGCGGCCAATACGGCAAGGTGGTCGCGGCGATGTTCCAGCGGTTGGGGTCGCCTCCCGGCTGGAGCCTGGACAACTGGTTCGTCGATGAGAGCCGCAGCGGCGGCGTCGCGCTGGACCTGCACATTCACGACACCGATTTCGTTCAGTATCTCTTCGGCATGCCCAAGGCGGTTTGCAGCCACGCCGCGGCCGGTCCGCAGGGGTCGTTGATTCACATCGTGACGCAATACATCTACGGGGACGACCAGGTCGTCACCGCCGAGGGCGGCTGGGGGATGACGCCCGGCTTCGGCTTCGAGATGAGCTTCAATCTGATCATGGAGAAGGCCACGATTGTGTACGACCTGACGCGGCAGCCGGCCTTGCGTGTGTGTCCGGCCGCAGGCGATGTGTTCACGCCGGAGGTGGCGTCGCAGGACGGCTACGTCCGACAGGTCGAGCATTTCGCCAAAGCCATTCAGGGCCAGGCGGTGCCGCCGATCATCACGTTGGAACAGTCCAGGGATTCGGTCAAGATCGTGGAGGCGGAGAAGGAATCCATCCGCAAGCGAGAGCGAGTCGCAGTTCGGTAATCGAGGGACAGAATAGGAGACGGATATGAAGTGTAAGAAATGGCCCGTAGGTGTGTGCAGTTGGTCGCTCCAGACGGACATCCCCGGTGTAGCCAAGGCGATGAAGGATTTGGGTTTGCAGCACATCCACCTCGGCGTGGCCGACGCGGTGGGAGCCGGACGCGAGCGGTTTCTCCATGCGGTTCAGACGCAGGACTGGACGATTACCTCGACCATGATGAACTTCGCGCATGAGGATTATTCGACGCTCGATACGATCAAGGTCACCGGCGGCGTCGTGCCCGACGAGTTCTGGCAGGGGGATCGCGATCTGTTCGTCCAGGCGGCCGAGGTGACGGCGGAACTCGGGGTCAAGTATCTTTCGATGCATGCCGGCTTCATTGACGAGACGGACAAGGAGCACGCCGCCAAGATCACCGCGCGGATTCGCGAGCTGGCCGATGTGGCGGAGGAGAACGGCGTAATCTTCCTGCTGGAAACGGGTCAGGAAACGGCGAAGGAACTGCGTCATTTCCTGGAAGAGCTGGACCACAATTCCGTCGGCGTCAACTTCGATCCGGCCAACATGATTCTGTACGACAAGGGCGATCCCCTCGAGGCGGTCCGGACGCTGGCGCCGTGGATTCGGCACATCCACATCAAAGATGCCCTGCGCACCAGCCAGCCGGGAACGTGGGGCGCTGAAGTGCCCTGGGGCGACGGCCAGGTCGGCGTCGCCGAGTTTCTGGCGGTGCTGGCGGAGGTCGGATTCGACGGGGCGCTGGCCATCGAGCGGGAGGCGGGCGATGATCGTTTTGGGGACATCCAAAAGGCAGTCCAACGGTTGGCTGCTGCAAGCTGACCTGACAAACGGCGGCGTGGCGATTCAAGGAGAATGACATGACTTTCGGAATGGATTCGGCCCTCTACTGGAAACTCAGTGCGTTGATGTTTCTGGAGTTTGCGGTGTGGGGGGCTTGGTATCCGGTCCTGGCGGCCCGGCTGCTGGGTCCGCTGAAGTTCAGCGGCAAACAGACGGGGTGGATCTATGCGGCCCTGCCTCTGGCGTGCATCTTCATGCCGCTGCTGGCCGGACAGATGGCGGACAGATACGTCAATACCGAGTATATCCTGGCCGCGGCCCATCTGATTGGCGTTCTGCTGCTGTTCATCGCGGCCTGGAGAAGGACCTTCAAGTCGCTGTTCACGGTGATCCTGCTCTATTCGCTCTGCTACGCCGCGACGCTGCCTCTGGTCAATTCCCTGATGTTCCATCATCTGGCCAAGAACGGCGTCGATATCGGTAGCAAGTCACCGTACATCTTCATGTGGGCGCCGATCGCCTGGGCCTTGGCCGGATACTTCCTGACGGGCTGGCGATGGATCTTCAAGACGGGCGAGCAGGGACGCGATTGCCTGGTGCTGGCGGCGGCGCTGTCCGTGGCGATGGCGGTGGTCTGCGGCGGTCTCATGCCGGAGACGCCGCCGGCCGGCGAGGGCGGCAATCCGATGCGCGATGCCCTTGGTATGCTTGCACGGCCCAATTTCCTGGTCTTCTTCCTCGTTTCGATGGCTGCGGCGGGGATGATGCAGTTCTACTTCCTGGGCACGGCCCAATTCATGCAGAACAATGGGATTGCGGCCAAGAACGTGCCGGCTTCCATGGCCATCGCGCAGGCCGTGCAGGCGGCTGCGACGCTATTCCTCCTGGGGTGGCTTGTGACGAACATCGGACACAAATGGACCCTTACCGTGGGTACCGTCTGTTGGTTGATTTTGTTTCTGCTCTATGTCATTCCCAGGCCTCCGGCCGTGATTGTGGCATCCCAGGCTTTTCACGGTCTGGCATACGTGTTCTTCATCATTGCCGGCCAGATGTTCGTGGAAGCCATTGCCCCGGAAGGGACTCTCGGATCGATGCAGGCGCTGGTCTTTACGGCCCAAAGCGGCCTGGGACTGTTCCTGGGAACGCAACTGGCCGGCGTGGTAATGGACAAGCACAACGTGGACGGCAAATTCCGATGGAACAAGATCTTCCCTGTTCCACTGGCGATCATGGCCGCTTGTGCGTTGGTGCTGGGCGTGATCTTCTGGCCGGCGTCCTTGTTGAAGGCCAGGGCTGAGGTGGAATTTCCGGTGGTTCCTCAGGAAATCGTGGAGCCTGCCAAGCAGCCGACGGAGCCGAATGTCGTGGGGCAGGCGGACGTGCAGAGGTCGGTCGCGATATGGGTGAACACCTAAGGGGCAGTTCGACCGCTTTCCCTACGGAGCGCGCGCCGCTCTGACGAAGGGCTCTACCGGGCCGGGATGCTGAATGGTGTCCCGGCCCGCTTTCATGCGCTCAGGTGGCTACAAGTGGACTTGCGAAATTCGGCGATCAGGGCGGCGGTCTGGGGGCCGGGTTTGCCGTTGCCGATGACCGCGTCGTCGAACTTGACCACCGGGACGATGTCCTTGGTGGTCACCACGATGAACAGTTCATCGGCCGCAGCGGCTTGCTGCGGCGTAAGGCACTGCTCCACCACCTCCATGCCCAAGTTCCGAGCCGCCTGGATCACGAACTTCCGCGTGATCGACGGCAAGATGTTTGCCGAGAGGGGGGCGGTATGGAGGTTCCGGCCCAGGATGGCGAAGAAGCCCGATCCGGCGCCCTCGGTGATCAGGCCCGCCTCATCGACCAGAATCGCCTCTCCACAGCCCTTCTCGGCCGCATCTTGACGGGCCAGGACGTTGGCCAGCAGGTTCAGCGACTTGATGTCGCAGCGTTTCCACCGCCAGTCGGGGTGGGTCGAGACGGTGATCCCCTCGGCCTTGTCGCGGCTGTCGTCGGGCACCTCGCTGACGGTCAGGAAGAAATTCGGCTCCAGATCGGCGTTCCAGACGTGATTCCGGGGGGCTGAGCCGCGGGTCACGTGGAAATAGATCTTGGCGTCGGTCAGGCCGCTGGTGGCAAAGGCCCGCTCCACGCGGCTGCGAACCTGGTCGATATCCACGCTCGTGATCCGGACCTCCGCCAAGCTCCGGGCGAACCGAGCCAGGTGGTCGTCCAGGGCGAAAAGCCGCCCGTGGTAGCTGCGCAGGACCTCATAGACCCCGTCGCCGAAGTAGATTCCCCGATCGAAGTAGATCGGATCGAGAGACTCGACAGGAACGATCCTGTCGTTGAGCATGGCCAGTTTCATCAAGGCACTCCGAAAAGGCATCCGTTCAGGTCCGGGCACCGACTGCGGCCGACAGAATACGAAAAACCCGCAGAAATGTCTTTACAAAAACGCCAGTGGGGCGTAAGATGCCCATTTTCCCAAGATTGCAGTCCTTGACCTGGAGCTATTGAGATGTACGCAGTGATCGAACAGGGCGGAAAACAGCACAAGGTGGCCGAGGGTGATCGCCTGAATATCGAGTTGGTGGATATCGACCCGCAGGCCACGCAGATCGAGATGGACAAGGTCCTGTTCGTCGGCGACGGCGCCAACAGCCGGCTCGGAACGCCCTATGTGGACGGCGCCAAGGTCCTCGCGTCGTTCAACGGTTCGGCCGAGGAGGCCGTGGTCAAGGGCGAGAAGCTCTACATCACCTATTTCCGTCGGCGCAAGAACAGCAAGTGCCGCATCGGCCATCGCCAGAAGTACCTCCAGGTCACCATCGATAAGATCGAAGCCTGACGTAGGCTTCTCCGTCTCTCTCGCAGTTCATCGGCTCGGCTGCTTCACGTGGTCGAGCCGTTTCTCTGCCTGCACGGCGCAGGTCCTTTCCGCGTCGAATGAAAGTGAAGTGACAGGGCGGGCGAGCGGCCGTCCATCGACGGTTGTCCTCTTCGGAAACGTCCGGAAACATGGTGGCCCTTCCGTCTCTCTGCATCCGTCCGATACCTCGCGCGGCGCCGGCCGGAGTGCCGCACTTGGGCGTCCTGTCGCTGAATTCGATTGACCCCAAATGCGCAATCTGCGATGATGACTGTCCCTTGAACGGCAGATTGTGTGGGGCAGGGCGGCCGACCCGCCAAACCCTTCGAATGAGAGGAAAACGGTGCCTTTGAGCGCAGCAAGCATCAACATCGATGACTCCGTACTGGTCCAGCGGTCGCAGGCCGGCGATCTTGAGGCGATGGAGAGGCTGATCCTCAAGTACCAGGGCCGCATCTACAACGTGATCCTGAAAATCTCCGGCAACGCGGACGATACGGCGGAACTTACCCAGGAGACGTTTGTCAAAGTCATTGAGAGCATCGAAAAGTTCAAAGGCAGGAGTAGCTTTTACACCTGGGTATTTCGCATCGCCGTCAACCTGACGCTGAACTACTGCCAGAGAAACGCCAGGATGGCGACTCGTTCTCTCGATGCCGAGGACAACGAGTCGGACAGCCAGGCGCGGCAGGGGCTCAAGGAGTTCTTGAGCGATGACAGCGCCGCCGATCCGGCGGTCCTGGCGCAGCGGCGGGAGTTGTGCGAACTGGCGAAACAGGCCCTGTTGCGGCTCGAAGAGCCCCAGCGGGCGGTGATGGTGCTCCGTGATATCGAAGGCATGAACTACGCCGAGATTGCGGACGTTCTGAACATTGAGCTCGGGACCGTCCGGAGCCGGCTCAGTCGTGCCAGGAGCCATCTGAGAGAGATTTTGGAGGCCATGCAGAAATGAAGGCGAACCCACAGATCGATGAGCTGCTCAGCAGTTTCATTGACGGCGAACTGCCGCTCCGACAGCAGACGGAGGTGCAGCGCCTGGTGGCCCGCGACGCGGAGGTGGCGCGACGTCTGCGGCAGCTTCAGAACTGCAAGAACCTGGTCAACGCGTTGCCGGCCGAGCCGGCGCCGATCGATATGTTCGAACAAATCAAGCGGTCGCTGGAACGACGGACGCTGCTGGGCGACCATGCGGCGCCCAGCGTGTCGCGAGCCGGAGCGCGGCACCTGAAGATCCGCCGGTTCGTCGCGGCCGCTGCGATGATCGCCCTGATGGGGGGGCTCGGGGCGGTCGTCTATCAGATCGTCGCGCCGGTCTCGCCGGGTGTGCCGGGCTATCCGGTC
Proteins encoded in this region:
- a CDS encoding aminotransferase class IV, which encodes MKLAMLNDRIVPVESLDPIYFDRGIYFGDGVYEVLRSYHGRLFALDDHLARFARSLAEVRITSVDIDQVRSRVERAFATSGLTDAKIYFHVTRGSAPRNHVWNADLEPNFFLTVSEVPDDSRDKAEGITVSTHPDWRWKRCDIKSLNLLANVLARQDAAEKGCGEAILVDEAGLITEGAGSGFFAILGRNLHTAPLSANILPSITRKFVIQAARNLGMEVVEQCLTPQQAAAADELFIVVTTKDIVPVVKFDDAVIGNGKPGPQTAALIAEFRKSTCSHLSA
- a CDS encoding Gfo/Idh/MocA family protein; translation: MVRIGIVGFGFMGRMHFRCWSARNDARVVAVCDANPNIKEDTQRAVGNIDGAAGDIDFTGIEVFADFDQMIATAGLDAISLTLPTYLHAEFSERALSRGVHVLCEKPMALTVGDCDRMIAAARESGKVLQIGHCLRFWPEYVKAKELVDSGQYGKVVAAMFQRLGSPPGWSLDNWFVDESRSGGVALDLHIHDTDFVQYLFGMPKAVCSHAAAGPQGSLIHIVTQYIYGDDQVVTAEGGWGMTPGFGFEMSFNLIMEKATIVYDLTRQPALRVCPAAGDVFTPEVASQDGYVRQVEHFAKAIQGQAVPPIITLEQSRDSVKIVEAEKESIRKRERVAVR
- a CDS encoding sugar phosphate isomerase/epimerase family protein; translation: MKCKKWPVGVCSWSLQTDIPGVAKAMKDLGLQHIHLGVADAVGAGRERFLHAVQTQDWTITSTMMNFAHEDYSTLDTIKVTGGVVPDEFWQGDRDLFVQAAEVTAELGVKYLSMHAGFIDETDKEHAAKITARIRELADVAEENGVIFLLETGQETAKELRHFLEELDHNSVGVNFDPANMILYDKGDPLEAVRTLAPWIRHIHIKDALRTSQPGTWGAEVPWGDGQVGVAEFLAVLAEVGFDGALAIEREAGDDRFGDIQKAVQRLAAAS
- a CDS encoding Gfo/Idh/MocA family protein → MGDRSKTTSRRQFVKSATGAIAAFTIVPRHVLGQGQTPPSEKLNVACIGVGGRGGAGVDGTKNENIVAMCDVDSQRAADAFARFPRAKKYRDYRKLLDEMDNQIDAVTIATPDHTHTVIALDAIRRGKHVYCEKPLAHSIHEVRTLMKTAREHKVVTQLGNQGHSFDTIRMFCEWIWDGAIGNVTEVHAACGSVYSAIDNLSRLQETHEVPEGLDWDLWLGPAPFRPYHPMYVPGTWRRWMPFGCGVIGDWVCHVVDPVFWALDLGAPKTVQAQAKGYDPKAHGDTFPKGSVVTYEFEAKGDRGPVKLVWHDGVETIPRPDDLEPGRNVPGTGAIVIGDKGKIMYGSHGAGGLRIFPEEKMKAYTQPARTLPRVKDHFVDWLDAIKKGTKAGSDFDYGGPLTEIALLGIIATKRLGEKLEWDGPNARFANSAEANQCLNPPYREGWTL
- a CDS encoding MFS transporter, yielding MTFGMDSALYWKLSALMFLEFAVWGAWYPVLAARLLGPLKFSGKQTGWIYAALPLACIFMPLLAGQMADRYVNTEYILAAAHLIGVLLLFIAAWRRTFKSLFTVILLYSLCYAATLPLVNSLMFHHLAKNGVDIGSKSPYIFMWAPIAWALAGYFLTGWRWIFKTGEQGRDCLVLAAALSVAMAVVCGGLMPETPPAGEGGNPMRDALGMLARPNFLVFFLVSMAAAGMMQFYFLGTAQFMQNNGIAAKNVPASMAIAQAVQAAATLFLLGWLVTNIGHKWTLTVGTVCWLILFLLYVIPRPPAVIVASQAFHGLAYVFFIIAGQMFVEAIAPEGTLGSMQALVFTAQSGLGLFLGTQLAGVVMDKHNVDGKFRWNKIFPVPLAIMAACALVLGVIFWPASLLKARAEVEFPVVPQEIVEPAKQPTEPNVVGQADVQRSVAIWVNT
- a CDS encoding uroporphyrinogen decarboxylase family protein, coding for MASTMTPKERIYATLRGEPIDRLAVTPIFMAWSAHFIARTYRDYYLDADVLAESQQAVTGAFHLDQISAISDPWREASAYGMEFEYPPEGVGKPKESLIRNPDDVARVTSFEIEKAERPRQRVESVAKMAAAVGQTHSVLGWVEGPIAEYADLRGVENTFMDLIDKPEMYLQTAKVIVDNAIRFARAQIDAGADMIGIGDAVASLINPAMYEQFVLPFETTLIDAIHEAGATVKLHICGNIANNIALMARTGADIIDVDWMVSLAAAREAVGLDVTLAGNFDPTAVLLQGTPQDVAEAARTCITTAGAKFILQPGCEVPPGTPEANLRAFCPCEGCLIADDLRRCS
- the rplU gene encoding 50S ribosomal protein L21, with the protein product MYAVIEQGGKQHKVAEGDRLNIELVDIDPQATQIEMDKVLFVGDGANSRLGTPYVDGAKVLASFNGSAEEAVVKGEKLYITYFRRRKNSKCRIGHRQKYLQVTIDKIEA
- a CDS encoding RNA polymerase sigma factor; its protein translation is MSAASINIDDSVLVQRSQAGDLEAMERLILKYQGRIYNVILKISGNADDTAELTQETFVKVIESIEKFKGRSSFYTWVFRIAVNLTLNYCQRNARMATRSLDAEDNESDSQARQGLKEFLSDDSAADPAVLAQRRELCELAKQALLRLEEPQRAVMVLRDIEGMNYAEIADVLNIELGTVRSRLSRARSHLREILEAMQK
- a CDS encoding PmoA family protein, with protein sequence MHIRLSVGRAVAAAIFLGGFGIAAVGQEVAEPKAVPRLQVVPQPYSQASFQRDGAEIARYHFGAGLERPFLYPIVGPSGRSLTRMGHPHDPESHSHHNSIWISHVDVGGVDFWSDRRLGAIRHKRIVEYVDEGETSAIVSENEWVAADGAVLLAETRRITVTLLDSNEWLLVLDLTLNAKDKAVTLGKTPFGMIGVRMAKTLGVHDGGGRIRNSEGGVNEKEVLWKQARWVDYSGAIAEGVLEGVTLLDHPDNPNHPSYFHVRNDGWMGASLTFDGPRQIEPNVPLRLRYGLYVHAGMKPPAEIDACWKRFVQMPPVR